The following are from one region of the Hymenobacter radiodurans genome:
- the nuoK gene encoding NADH-quinone oxidoreductase subunit NuoK, with product MEQTIPEVIRTVPLQYYVFFATALFAIGVAGVLARRNAIIIFMCIELMLNATNVLLTAFSAYRADPNGQVFVFFIMAVAAAEVSVGLGIIVMIYRNFQNTDVNLLSRLKW from the coding sequence ATGGAACAGACCATCCCAGAAGTCATTCGCACCGTCCCGCTTCAGTATTACGTCTTCTTTGCCACGGCTTTGTTTGCCATTGGCGTAGCTGGAGTGCTCGCGCGGCGCAACGCCATCATTATTTTCATGTGTATTGAGCTGATGCTCAATGCCACGAATGTTTTGCTAACCGCCTTCTCCGCGTATCGTGCCGACCCAAATGGGCAGGTTTTCGTGTTTTTCATCATGGCGGTGGCCGCTGCCGAGGTGTCGGTGGGCTTAGGCATCATCGTGATGATCTATCGAAATTTCCAGAACACCGACGTCAATCTGCTTAGCCGTTTAAAGTGGTAA
- a CDS encoding complex I subunit 4 family protein, with product MLTALLLFFPLAAALLLHFVKGNAGRVFAFGAALLEFIVAVYAAVTFDASNVGQLEVNLPWIASAGISFHVGMDGLSLLLVLLTTFLAPLILLASFRHDYKNASAFYALVLFMETGLIGVFTSMDAFLFYFFWEVALIPIYFLAGIWGGERRVAVTFKFFLYTIIGSLFMLAGFVYLYYQTGPAANGLAAHTSDLQAFYDLSLTAAEQSWLFWLIFIAFAVKMPIFPFHTWQPDTYTESPAPATMLLSGIMLKMGIYGCLRWLLPITPLGVSQWGWLVMILAVIGIIYGAIIAIRQRDMKRLIAYSSLSHVGLMAAGVFSLTQMGLQGAVVQMLAHGVNVVGMFFIADIIQRRTNTRLIPELGGLTQTTPLLSVSFLVVLLATVALPLTSGFVGEFLLLAGVFQYNNWLGAVAGITIILGAVYLLRMFQRVMLGPATSFTAAFRDLNGAELAVLVPLIFMIFWIGLFPNTFLQMSEPSVIRILSLMQR from the coding sequence ATGCTTACAGCTCTTCTCCTTTTCTTCCCTCTAGCCGCCGCGCTGCTGTTGCACTTTGTCAAAGGCAATGCTGGACGTGTATTCGCCTTTGGTGCGGCACTGCTGGAGTTTATTGTCGCGGTGTACGCAGCCGTTACTTTCGATGCTAGCAATGTTGGGCAGTTGGAAGTAAATCTGCCTTGGATTGCTTCGGCGGGCATCAGCTTCCACGTTGGCATGGACGGGCTGAGCTTGCTGCTCGTGCTGCTTACCACATTTCTGGCCCCACTGATTCTGCTGGCTTCCTTCCGCCACGACTATAAGAACGCGTCGGCTTTCTACGCGCTGGTGCTGTTCATGGAAACCGGCCTGATTGGGGTATTCACTTCCATGGATGCGTTCCTGTTCTACTTCTTCTGGGAAGTGGCCCTTATTCCGATCTACTTCCTGGCCGGCATTTGGGGCGGGGAGCGGCGTGTGGCTGTTACCTTCAAGTTTTTCCTCTACACGATTATTGGCTCGCTGTTTATGCTGGCCGGCTTCGTGTACCTCTACTACCAGACCGGCCCCGCTGCCAATGGCTTGGCCGCTCACACCTCCGACCTACAGGCTTTCTACGACTTGAGCCTAACGGCTGCGGAGCAATCGTGGCTGTTCTGGCTGATCTTTATTGCCTTCGCGGTGAAGATGCCCATCTTCCCCTTCCATACCTGGCAGCCCGATACGTACACCGAATCTCCCGCCCCGGCTACTATGCTGCTCTCGGGCATTATGCTGAAAATGGGCATTTACGGCTGCCTGCGCTGGCTCCTGCCCATCACGCCACTAGGCGTTAGCCAATGGGGTTGGCTGGTTATGATTCTGGCTGTTATCGGTATTATCTACGGCGCTATCATCGCCATCCGTCAGCGCGACATGAAGCGGTTGATTGCTTACTCCTCTCTCTCCCACGTGGGCCTGATGGCAGCGGGTGTATTTTCACTCACGCAGATGGGTTTGCAGGGCGCTGTTGTGCAGATGCTGGCTCACGGCGTGAACGTCGTGGGTATGTTCTTCATTGCCGACATCATTCAGCGCCGCACCAACACCCGCTTGATTCCCGAGCTTGGTGGCCTGACCCAAACAACGCCGCTGCTCTCCGTGAGCTTCCTAGTTGTGCTACTAGCCACGGTAGCTTTACCCCTCACAAGCGGTTTCGTAGGAGAGTTTCTGCTGCTGGCGGGCGTATTCCAGTACAACAACTGGCTGGGCGCGGTAGCGGGCATCACCATCATTCTGGGGGCTGTTTATTTGCTGCGCATGTTCCAGCGCGTCATGCTCGGCCCGGCTACTTCCTTTACTGCCGCCTTCCGCGACCTGAATGGAGCCGAGCTAGCCGTGCTGGTGCCCTTAATTTTTATGATTTTCTGGATTGGCTTGTTTCCAAATACCTTCCTGCAAATGTCAGAACCCAGCGTGATTCGGATTCTGAGCTTAATGCAGCGGTAA
- a CDS encoding NADH-quinone oxidoreductase subunit N — protein MASIILLSVLGIANLFLGFLRSNRMLLPAAMVILLIVFGANLYDWNAPAQSYFNNMLTIDRFSVAFTGIVVLTTLLLLPFSQKYVRDNEANLAEYYSLLLFSLVGAIMMVSYDNMLMLFVGIEILSISMYVVAGSDKRNVRSNEASLKYFLMGSFATGILLFGIALVYGATGAFQLSEIGAAVTNPANDSLRPMLYIGILLMLIGIGFKVSAAPFHYWTPDVYEGTPTFFAAFMSTVVKTAGFAAFLKLLVQAFPAAQGFWIPTIVAMCALTLLIGNVGAVAQQSLKRMLAYSSISHAGYLLLGLVAFNGELSGLSANGIFFYSLAYSIATVAAFGVLKLVHDQRQREDYDGLNGLARTNPLLAFVMTIAMLSLAGIPLTGGFFGKFFLFGAAVDKGYIGLVVFAVIMSMVGIYYYLRPIIAMYMKPADDETEAPITVGSFQSAVLIILAVLTVVLGVLPGLVSGVL, from the coding sequence ATGGCCTCTATTATATTACTTTCCGTTCTTGGCATCGCCAACCTCTTCTTAGGCTTTCTGCGCTCCAACCGCATGCTGCTGCCCGCAGCTATGGTTATTCTGCTGATCGTTTTCGGAGCTAATTTGTATGATTGGAACGCGCCGGCGCAGTCGTATTTCAACAACATGCTCACCATCGACCGGTTCTCGGTCGCTTTCACGGGCATTGTAGTCTTGACGACTTTATTGCTGCTGCCGTTCTCGCAGAAATACGTGCGCGACAACGAGGCCAACCTCGCTGAGTATTATTCCCTGCTGCTGTTCTCCCTCGTGGGGGCCATTATGATGGTCAGCTACGACAACATGCTCATGTTGTTCGTTGGCATCGAAATCCTGAGCATTTCCATGTACGTAGTGGCCGGCTCCGATAAGCGCAACGTGCGCTCCAACGAAGCCTCGCTGAAATACTTCCTGATGGGCTCGTTTGCCACTGGCATTCTGCTCTTTGGTATTGCATTAGTGTACGGTGCCACCGGCGCTTTCCAGCTGAGCGAAATTGGCGCGGCCGTTACGAATCCCGCCAACGATTCGCTACGCCCCATGCTCTACATCGGCATTCTGCTGATGCTTATTGGTATTGGCTTTAAAGTGTCGGCTGCCCCTTTCCACTACTGGACGCCCGACGTGTACGAAGGCACGCCAACTTTCTTCGCAGCCTTTATGAGCACCGTGGTGAAAACGGCTGGTTTTGCGGCATTTCTAAAACTATTGGTGCAGGCTTTCCCCGCCGCTCAGGGCTTCTGGATTCCTACCATTGTGGCTATGTGTGCGCTCACACTGCTTATTGGCAACGTGGGTGCCGTGGCTCAGCAGAGTCTCAAGCGTATGCTGGCTTACTCCAGTATTTCCCACGCGGGTTACCTGCTTCTTGGCTTGGTAGCGTTTAATGGTGAACTCAGTGGGCTTTCAGCTAATGGCATTTTCTTCTATTCTTTAGCCTACTCCATCGCCACTGTGGCGGCCTTCGGGGTGCTCAAACTCGTGCACGACCAGCGCCAGCGCGAAGACTATGATGGGCTGAACGGCTTGGCCCGTACCAATCCGCTCCTCGCTTTTGTGATGACCATCGCGATGCTTTCTCTGGCCGGTATTCCGCTCACGGGGGGCTTTTTTGGCAAGTTTTTCCTCTTCGGCGCAGCGGTCGATAAAGGCTATATTGGCTTAGTCGTCTTCGCTGTCATCATGTCGATGGTTGGCATTTACTACTACCTGCGGCCTATTATCGCGATGTACATGAAGCCCGCCGATGACGAGACCGAGGCGCCAATAACCGTCGGCAGTTTCCAATCGGCAGTGTTGATTATTTTGGCTGTGCTTACGGTTGTATTAGGTGTGCTGCCGGGCCTGGTAAGCGGAGTTTTGTAG
- a CDS encoding OmpA family protein, producing the protein MTYNLLEAVKNCFTTEALRQTGVAAIGDSDASIERAVSRVTALVINSLAGLAEQAGGAEVLWSMAREAHEQGVLRPSSGRLIGGGGWQSRGAELMRSLLSDRYSSTVEAVSDSAGSQNTTVNNLLGLSTPITLGILGRHAAENELDSQGLSLWLQEQRRMVEAIQPDLARPHAPQPPTQPQTQGTSQAQTIPRPSPMNFDVRDNGASYSPEVVGLQNRRVAAVSDYYQPEAAPANKATWSSSWLGLGALLVAVAAALGYFLGQDRINLSFNRLTGNTEEVAAVPAPTTASTSTSQGRYDEATGNYIYDTGLPTLIKMSDGTRLMVGSNSTEHKLYQFLANDAAQVDSVNRTKGWISFDRVYFAPSSATLTPESQQQLQNVAAILKNFPRAKVRIGGYTDNSGSFAGNMKMSEGRANAAMAALVDMGIDATRITSKGYGQKIPIASNDTEDGRALNRRISLRVTRK; encoded by the coding sequence ATGACTTACAACTTACTAGAAGCCGTTAAGAATTGCTTCACTACGGAGGCTCTGCGGCAAACTGGGGTAGCTGCGATAGGAGATAGCGACGCCAGTATTGAAAGAGCTGTGTCGAGGGTAACTGCTTTGGTAATCAATAGCCTGGCGGGCTTAGCTGAACAGGCCGGTGGCGCCGAGGTGCTGTGGAGCATGGCCCGGGAGGCACATGAGCAAGGTGTATTACGGCCATCCAGTGGCCGGTTGATAGGAGGGGGCGGCTGGCAGAGCCGGGGCGCAGAGCTGATGAGATCTTTGCTTAGCGACCGCTACAGTAGTACGGTGGAAGCAGTGTCGGATAGTGCTGGTAGCCAAAATACTACCGTGAATAATCTGCTGGGATTATCTACACCCATAACGCTAGGCATATTAGGCCGCCATGCAGCTGAGAACGAGCTGGACTCCCAGGGTTTGAGCTTGTGGTTACAGGAGCAGCGCCGAATGGTAGAAGCTATTCAGCCGGATTTGGCTCGCCCTCATGCTCCGCAGCCGCCAACGCAACCTCAGACCCAGGGAACAAGCCAGGCGCAGACTATTCCCCGGCCGAGTCCTATGAATTTTGACGTGCGCGATAATGGAGCGAGTTATAGCCCTGAAGTGGTTGGGCTGCAAAACCGCCGTGTAGCAGCTGTGAGCGACTATTATCAGCCGGAAGCCGCGCCGGCAAACAAGGCTACCTGGTCATCCAGTTGGCTGGGCTTGGGCGCTTTGTTAGTGGCAGTGGCTGCCGCGCTCGGATATTTCTTGGGGCAGGACCGCATAAATTTGAGTTTTAATCGTCTTACGGGCAATACCGAAGAGGTTGCTGCGGTGCCAGCGCCTACGACTGCTAGCACCAGCACTTCTCAGGGTCGCTACGACGAAGCTACCGGTAACTATATCTACGACACGGGCCTTCCCACTCTGATTAAGATGAGTGATGGCACGCGGCTAATGGTAGGCTCTAATTCGACGGAGCACAAGCTGTATCAGTTTTTAGCAAATGATGCTGCCCAAGTTGACTCGGTGAATCGGACGAAGGGTTGGATTAGCTTCGATCGGGTGTATTTCGCGCCGTCTAGCGCTACCCTCACGCCGGAGTCGCAGCAACAGTTGCAGAATGTGGCAGCCATCCTGAAGAACTTTCCCCGCGCTAAAGTGCGCATTGGCGGCTACACCGATAACAGTGGCAGCTTCGCCGGCAATATGAAAATGAGCGAAGGCCGTGCGAATGCAGCTATGGCCGCGCTCGTGGATATGGGTATTGACGCAACCCGAATTACCAGCAAAGGCTACGGGCAAAAAATCCCGATTGCCAGCAATGATACCGAGGACGGCCGCGCCCTTAACCGTCGTATCAGCCTGCGCGTTACCCGCAAGTAG
- a CDS encoding 3'-5' exonuclease, translating into MQILRKTPLDQIFVLDIETVPCVGCHDDLDDMLRLLWEHKCHALRRDKGWRTGPEDMEPMPSHLEAASLFAQAGIYAEFGRVVCISVGCFNFDKQEETWRFRVKSFADEDEKLMLREFSALLARKPQYLLCAHNGKEFDFPYLGRRLLINGLPLPPQLDIAGKKPWEVAHFDTMELWKFGDRKSYTSLPLLAAMFGIPTPKDDINGGDVARVYYNEKDLPRIVKYCQKDIITTARVLQKFRGDEPFHDDAVVYADDVSTVMRRS; encoded by the coding sequence ATGCAGATTCTGCGCAAAACTCCACTTGACCAAATCTTTGTCTTGGACATTGAAACGGTGCCGTGCGTGGGCTGCCACGACGATCTGGATGATATGCTGCGTCTGCTCTGGGAACACAAGTGCCACGCCCTGCGCCGCGACAAAGGCTGGCGCACCGGTCCTGAGGATATGGAGCCTATGCCCTCACACCTGGAGGCCGCCAGCTTATTTGCCCAGGCGGGTATTTACGCCGAGTTTGGCCGGGTGGTATGCATTTCAGTGGGTTGTTTCAACTTTGACAAGCAGGAAGAAACCTGGCGCTTTCGCGTCAAGTCTTTCGCCGATGAGGATGAGAAACTGATGCTGCGCGAGTTCTCGGCGTTGCTGGCTCGCAAGCCCCAGTATTTGCTTTGCGCCCACAACGGCAAAGAGTTCGACTTTCCTTACCTAGGGCGGCGCCTGCTCATCAATGGCCTGCCGCTACCGCCGCAGTTGGATATTGCTGGCAAAAAACCGTGGGAAGTAGCGCACTTCGACACGATGGAACTGTGGAAATTCGGCGACCGAAAGTCCTACACGTCGTTGCCGCTGCTAGCCGCTATGTTCGGCATTCCCACACCCAAAGACGATATCAACGGCGGTGATGTAGCGCGCGTGTATTACAATGAAAAGGACTTGCCGCGCATCGTGAAATATTGCCAGAAAGACATTATTACAACGGCGCGCGTACTCCAGAAATTTCGCGGCGACGAGCCTTTCCATGATGACGCAGTAGTGTACGCCGATGATGTAAGCACCGTGATGCGTCGGTCGTAA
- the aspS gene encoding aspartate--tRNA ligase: protein MLRTHTCGELRLEHAGQSVTLCGWVQRTRDKGGILWIDLRDRYGLTQLALEEGVETAEVREQARQLGREFVLCVTGKVAERHSKNDKMPTGNIEIRVEKLDVLNPAKLPPFLIEDDTDGGDDLRMKYRYLDLRRSPVRRNLELRHRVAQATRRFLDGQEFIEVETPVLIKSTPEGARDFVVPSRMNPGEFYALPQSPQTFKQLLMVSGFDRYFQIVKCFRDEDLRADRQPEFTQIDCEMSFVEQEDILRTFEGLVQYLFKEVKGLEIGELPRMTYADAMRFYGNDKPDTRFEMKFVELKNAEKTPPTAAQTQDIVSGYNFPVFESAELVVGINAFNSAVYTRKQLDELTEFVKRPQIGATGLIYARVESDGSVKSSVDKFYSQEVLQQWKTAFNAAPGDLLLILAGEANRTRKALSELRLEIGQRMGLRDKDTFSPLWVVDFPLLEFNEEENRYFAMHHPFTSPKPEDIALLDSPDTIGQVRANAYDMVINGVEVGGGSIRIHDRTVQARMFSLLGFSDEEAQAQFGFLLDAFEYGAPPHGGIAFGFDRLCSLFGGADSIRDFIAFPKNNSGRDVMIDSPSPISGPQLKELSIATAVVGK from the coding sequence ATGCTCCGTACCCATACCTGCGGCGAACTTCGCCTCGAACACGCTGGCCAATCTGTTACTCTTTGCGGCTGGGTGCAGCGTACCCGCGACAAAGGCGGCATCCTCTGGATTGACCTGCGCGACCGTTATGGCCTCACTCAATTGGCTCTGGAAGAAGGCGTTGAAACAGCCGAAGTTCGGGAGCAAGCCCGCCAGCTGGGCCGTGAGTTTGTGCTCTGCGTGACGGGCAAAGTGGCCGAACGCCACTCCAAAAACGACAAGATGCCCACCGGCAACATCGAGATTCGGGTGGAGAAGCTGGACGTGCTGAACCCCGCCAAATTGCCCCCCTTCCTCATCGAAGACGATACCGACGGCGGCGACGACCTGCGCATGAAGTACCGCTACCTCGATTTGCGCCGCTCCCCCGTGCGTCGTAATCTGGAACTGCGCCACCGCGTGGCTCAGGCCACGCGCCGTTTCCTAGATGGACAGGAATTTATCGAAGTAGAAACGCCCGTGCTCATCAAAAGCACGCCCGAAGGCGCCCGCGACTTTGTGGTGCCTTCGCGTATGAATCCCGGCGAGTTCTACGCCCTGCCCCAGTCGCCCCAGACCTTCAAGCAACTGCTGATGGTATCGGGCTTCGACCGCTATTTCCAGATCGTAAAGTGCTTCCGCGACGAGGACCTGCGCGCCGACCGCCAGCCTGAATTCACCCAGATTGACTGCGAAATGTCGTTCGTGGAGCAGGAAGACATTCTGCGCACGTTCGAGGGCTTGGTGCAGTACCTGTTTAAAGAAGTAAAGGGCCTAGAAATCGGGGAGTTGCCGCGCATGACCTACGCCGACGCCATGCGCTTCTATGGCAACGACAAGCCCGACACGCGCTTCGAAATGAAGTTTGTAGAGCTCAAAAACGCCGAAAAAACGCCCCCCACGGCTGCCCAAACGCAGGATATCGTGTCGGGCTATAACTTCCCGGTGTTCGAGAGCGCAGAGTTGGTCGTTGGTATCAACGCCTTCAACAGTGCCGTGTACACCCGCAAGCAGCTCGACGAGCTGACTGAGTTTGTGAAGCGTCCTCAGATTGGTGCGACGGGCCTCATCTACGCCCGCGTGGAGTCTGATGGCAGCGTAAAGTCTTCGGTAGATAAGTTTTACTCCCAAGAAGTTTTGCAGCAGTGGAAAACGGCGTTCAACGCCGCTCCAGGCGACTTGCTCCTCATTCTAGCCGGCGAAGCCAACCGCACGCGCAAGGCGCTTTCGGAACTGCGTCTGGAGATTGGCCAGCGCATGGGCTTGCGGGATAAAGACACGTTCTCCCCGCTGTGGGTAGTGGATTTTCCGTTGCTCGAGTTCAACGAGGAGGAAAACCGCTACTTCGCCATGCACCACCCGTTCACCTCGCCTAAGCCCGAGGATATCGCCCTGCTCGACAGCCCCGATACCATCGGCCAGGTGCGCGCCAATGCCTATGACATGGTCATTAACGGCGTGGAAGTGGGGGGCGGCTCCATCCGTATTCACGACCGCACGGTGCAGGCGCGTATGTTTTCGCTGCTCGGCTTCTCGGATGAGGAAGCGCAGGCTCAGTTCGGTTTCCTGCTCGATGCCTTCGAGTACGGCGCTCCGCCCCACGGCGGCATTGCCTTCGGTTTCGACCGCCTCTGCAGCCTCTTCGGCGGCGCCGATTCCATCCGCGACTTCATCGCCTTCCCCAAAAACAACTCCGGCCGCGACGTAATGATCGACTCACCTTCCCCGATTTCTGGGCCGCAGCTGAAGGAGCTGAGCATTGCTACGGCGGTGGTGGGAAAGTAA
- a CDS encoding ABC transporter ATP-binding protein, translating into MALVIKNLSKTYSNGVQALRDVNLTIPTGMFGLLGPNGAGKSSLMRTIATLQEADSGSIFLDELDVLREKDSVRRILGYLPQEFGVYPKVAAEDLLDHFAVLKGLSDSKERKATVAALLHKTNLYDVRRKNLGGYSGGMKQRFGIAQALLGNPRLIIVDEPTAGLDPAERNRFHNLLSEIGENIIVILSTHIVSDVSDLCRNMAIINKGQVLLTGDPLVVMNELQGQVWRRAIAKEQLPALQQEQQVISSRLYAGQTIVHVVSDGQPGPDYEPVVPSLEDVYFSRIAEAERAKVTA; encoded by the coding sequence ATGGCTCTCGTCATCAAAAACCTGTCGAAAACTTACTCCAACGGTGTGCAGGCCCTGCGCGACGTGAACCTCACCATCCCGACAGGCATGTTTGGCCTATTAGGGCCGAATGGCGCGGGTAAGTCGAGCTTGATGCGCACCATTGCCACCTTGCAGGAAGCCGACAGCGGCAGCATTTTCCTCGATGAACTGGACGTGCTGCGCGAAAAAGATTCGGTGCGCCGCATTCTGGGCTATCTGCCGCAGGAGTTTGGCGTGTATCCGAAGGTAGCCGCCGAGGATTTGCTCGACCACTTCGCGGTCCTTAAAGGCCTTTCCGATAGCAAGGAACGCAAAGCCACGGTGGCCGCCTTGCTCCACAAAACCAACTTGTATGATGTGCGCCGCAAGAACCTGGGGGGCTATTCTGGGGGCATGAAGCAGCGTTTCGGTATTGCACAGGCGTTGCTCGGCAATCCGCGCCTCATCATCGTAGATGAGCCCACCGCCGGCCTCGACCCCGCCGAGCGCAACCGCTTTCACAACCTGCTAAGCGAGATTGGCGAGAATATTATCGTTATTCTGAGCACGCATATTGTGTCAGACGTGAGCGACTTGTGCCGCAACATGGCCATTATTAACAAAGGCCAAGTGCTGCTGACCGGCGACCCGCTGGTGGTGATGAATGAGTTGCAAGGCCAAGTATGGCGCCGCGCGATTGCCAAGGAGCAGCTGCCAGCGCTGCAGCAGGAGCAGCAGGTAATTTCTTCTCGCCTCTATGCGGGCCAAACTATTGTGCACGTGGTCAGTGACGGGCAGCCGGGCCCGGATTATGAGCCGGTAGTTCCTTCCTTAGAGGATGTGTATTTCTCCCGCATTGCGGAGGCTGAACGTGCGAAAGTAACGGCGTAA